One window of the Shimwellia blattae DSM 4481 = NBRC 105725 genome contains the following:
- the mutL gene encoding DNA mismatch repair endonuclease MutL encodes MPIQVLPPQLANQIAAGEVVERPASVVKELVENSLDAGATRIDIDIERGGAKMIRIRDNGCGIRHAELALALARHATSKIASLDDLEAIMSMGFRGEALASISSVSRLTLTSRTADQPEAWQAYAEGRDMDVTVKPAAHPVGTTLEVLDLFYNTPARRKFLRTEKTEFSHIDEVVRRIALARFDVAITLNHNGKTVRQYRAVAPGAPRERRLAAICGTAFLEGAVAIEWQHGDLTLRGWVVQPESLTPALGETQYCYVNQRMMRDRLINHAIRQACENRLGSDQQPAYVLYLEVDPRQVDVNVHPAKHEVRFHQARLVHDFIYQGVLSALQQESDTVLPLADEDTHPRPVENRAAAGLNQFNQPAPRAPQETRAPRETPRGAGSWPHAQPGYQKQQGALYQTLLETPASTPRPDTRLREPAPAEGIAAQAASFGRVLTVVAERYALLEADQQLQLLSLPVAERWLRMAQLTPGSDKLCAQPLLIPVRLKAPEREREALSRWQQALATVGIEFGLDARHVTVRAVPLPLRKQNLQNLIPELIGYLAQQDSVQNTAVTQWLARHLESECHWTVAQAITLLADVERLCPQLVKAPPEGLLQPVDLHSAMAALKND; translated from the coding sequence ATGCCGATACAGGTTTTACCGCCTCAACTGGCGAACCAGATTGCCGCCGGTGAGGTGGTCGAGCGCCCGGCATCGGTCGTGAAAGAGCTGGTGGAAAACAGCCTCGACGCCGGGGCGACGCGTATTGATATCGATATTGAACGCGGCGGCGCCAAAATGATCCGCATCCGGGATAACGGCTGCGGTATCCGCCATGCGGAGCTGGCTCTGGCCCTGGCCCGCCACGCCACCAGTAAGATTGCCAGCCTGGACGATCTGGAAGCGATCATGAGCATGGGGTTTCGCGGAGAAGCCCTGGCCAGTATCAGTTCCGTATCGCGCCTGACGCTGACCTCGCGCACGGCAGATCAGCCGGAGGCCTGGCAGGCCTATGCGGAAGGCCGGGATATGGATGTGACCGTGAAACCGGCCGCCCACCCGGTGGGCACTACCCTTGAAGTGCTTGATCTCTTTTACAATACCCCGGCGCGGCGCAAATTTCTGCGCACTGAAAAAACCGAATTCAGCCATATCGATGAGGTGGTGCGCCGGATTGCGCTGGCGCGCTTTGATGTGGCTATCACCTTAAACCATAACGGGAAAACCGTGCGCCAGTATCGCGCTGTTGCCCCGGGGGCACCGCGGGAGCGGCGGCTGGCGGCCATTTGCGGTACGGCCTTTCTGGAAGGGGCGGTGGCGATTGAATGGCAGCACGGGGATCTCACCCTGCGCGGCTGGGTGGTTCAGCCCGAATCACTCACCCCGGCGCTGGGAGAGACCCAGTATTGTTATGTGAACCAGCGGATGATGCGCGACCGGCTGATTAACCACGCCATCCGCCAGGCTTGTGAAAACCGGCTGGGGAGCGACCAGCAACCGGCCTATGTGCTGTACCTGGAGGTGGATCCCCGCCAGGTGGATGTTAACGTTCACCCGGCCAAGCACGAGGTGCGTTTTCACCAGGCACGCCTGGTCCACGATTTTATCTACCAGGGGGTCCTGAGCGCCCTGCAACAGGAGAGCGACACTGTGCTTCCCCTGGCAGACGAAGACACCCACCCCCGGCCGGTAGAAAACCGGGCGGCGGCAGGGCTCAACCAGTTCAACCAGCCCGCCCCCCGGGCGCCGCAAGAGACCCGCGCCCCCAGGGAGACACCGCGCGGGGCCGGTAGCTGGCCCCATGCGCAGCCGGGCTATCAGAAACAGCAGGGGGCGCTATATCAGACGCTGCTGGAAACCCCGGCCTCCACTCCCCGGCCGGATACCCGCCTGCGGGAGCCCGCTCCGGCTGAGGGCATTGCCGCGCAGGCGGCAAGTTTCGGCCGGGTGCTGACCGTGGTAGCTGAGCGCTATGCGCTGCTGGAGGCAGACCAGCAATTACAGTTGCTGTCGTTGCCCGTGGCAGAGCGCTGGCTGCGGATGGCGCAACTGACCCCGGGCAGTGATAAGCTCTGCGCCCAGCCGTTGTTAATTCCGGTGCGCCTGAAGGCGCCAGAGCGTGAGCGTGAAGCGCTCTCCCGCTGGCAGCAGGCGCTGGCGACGGTGGGGATTGAGTTTGGGCTGGATGCCCGGCACGTCACGGTGCGGGCCGTGCCTTTACCCTTGAGAAAACAAAATTTACAAAACTTGATTCCCGAACTGATAGGCTACCTGGCGCAGCAAGATAGTGTGCAGAACACGGCAGTCACGCAGTGGCTGGCGCGTCACCTGGAAAGTGAATGTCACTGGACAGTCGCCCAGGCGATTACGCTGCTGGCAGATGTGGAGCGGTTATGCCCACAGCTGGTGAAGGCACCGCCAGAGGGCCTGTTGCAACCCGTGGATTTACATTCGGCGATGGCCGCTCTGAAAAATGACTGA
- the miaA gene encoding tRNA (adenosine(37)-N6)-dimethylallyltransferase MiaA, giving the protein MTDVTSETSNKTLPTALFLMGPTASGKTALAMRLREILPVELISVDSALIYKGMDIGTAKPTAQELAKAPHRLLDIRDPAQAYSAADFRKDALAQMAEISAAGRIPLLVGGTMLYFKALLEGLSPLPSADPQVRAQIEKDAREQGWERLHSQLQEIDPVAAARIHPNDPQRLSRALEVFFISGKTLTELTQTSGEALPYRVHQFAIAPASRELLHQRIEQRFHQMLAADFEAEVRVLFARGDLHTDMPSIRCVGYRQMWSYIAGEISYDEMVYRGICATRQLAKRQITWLRGWNGVHWLDSDNPDQACSEVVKVVGAKHY; this is encoded by the coding sequence ATGACTGACGTAACTTCTGAAACCAGTAATAAAACCTTGCCCACGGCGCTCTTTTTAATGGGGCCGACGGCATCCGGTAAAACCGCACTGGCGATGCGCCTGCGGGAAATTTTACCGGTGGAATTGATAAGTGTTGATTCTGCCCTGATATACAAAGGTATGGATATCGGTACTGCGAAGCCGACAGCGCAAGAGCTGGCGAAGGCGCCGCATCGGTTACTGGATATTCGTGATCCTGCACAGGCGTATTCTGCAGCAGATTTTCGTAAAGATGCGCTGGCCCAGATGGCGGAAATTAGCGCCGCCGGGCGCATTCCTCTGCTGGTTGGCGGGACCATGTTGTACTTTAAGGCTTTGCTTGAGGGGTTATCGCCTCTGCCCTCAGCAGATCCGCAGGTAAGAGCACAGATTGAAAAAGACGCCCGGGAGCAGGGATGGGAGCGGTTGCATAGCCAGTTACAGGAGATTGACCCGGTAGCGGCTGCCCGGATTCATCCAAATGATCCGCAAAGGCTTTCCCGGGCACTGGAAGTTTTTTTCATTTCGGGTAAAACTTTAACGGAACTGACGCAAACTTCCGGTGAAGCGTTGCCGTACCGGGTGCACCAGTTTGCTATCGCTCCTGCGAGCCGCGAACTGCTTCACCAGCGTATTGAGCAGCGTTTTCATCAGATGCTGGCGGCAGACTTTGAAGCGGAAGTTCGGGTGCTCTTTGCTCGCGGAGATTTGCATACGGATATGCCTTCCATTCGTTGTGTCGGGTATCGGCAAATGTGGTCCTATATTGCCGGTGAAATATCCTACGATGAAATGGTTTACCGAGGTATTTGTGCCACGAGACAGTTAGCGAAGCGCCAGATAACCTGGCTGCGGGGCTGGAACGGCGTTCACTGGCTTGATAGTGACAACCCAGACCAGGCCTGCAGTGAAGTCGTAAAGGTTGTTGGTGCTAAGCACTACTGA